Genomic window (Deltaproteobacteria bacterium):
CCCGGGCTGTCCGGATCCGGTCGGCCTGGATCTCTTTCACGGACTGCCCTGATAATCGGGACATCTCTCCGGGATGGGGGGTAAGGATGGCCCTGCCTGCCAGATTCTTTATAGCCGTCGGGACCCCGGCCAGGGCATTCAACCCATCGGCATCGATAACCATGGGGAGGTCAATGGATTTTTTTAGCAAATTTTGAACCAGGGCGGTTGTCCCCGGTGAAGAGGAAAGGCCCGGGCCAAGGGCTATGGCTTTTTTGCCTTCAATCAACGTCATAATGCGGGAAAGTGCCCCCGGCCCTAAATGGCCCGGTTCTCCTTCAGGCAGGGGTTCGGTCATGGCCTCGGTCAGTTTTATTTCCATAATGGGGTTTAAGCTTTCTGCGATGCCCAGGGTTACCAACCCTGCCCCGGCCCGTAAGGCTCCCAGGCAGGTCATGGCCGCGGCCCCGGTCTTTCCTTTTGAGCCGGCCAGGACCAGGCTATGGCCATAAGAACCCTTATGGCCCTCCGGATCCCTCTCCGCCATCAAGGGGGCCAGAAAATCCGCCTCCAATAATTCCACCCGATCCTTAGTCGCCGGCCAGAAAGCGGGAGGGATGCCGATATCGATCACAAAAAGCCTTCCCACATACCGGCAACCGGGAAAGACGCATTGACCGATTTTAGGCAGACCGAAGGTAACGGTCAGATCGGCCTTGACACAAAGACCAAGGGGCCGGCCGCTGTCGGAAGACAACCCTGAAGGGATGTCCACGGCGGCCTTAGGAACCGGGATTTCATTGATCAGAATGATCAGGTCCCGGAAAAAACCGGAAACTTCTTTATCAATCCCGGTGCCCAAAAGGGCATCCACCAGAAGGTCAAAACCGGACACTTCCTGTCGCAGGGAAGGGCGGTTTGTTTTTTCGTCCAACTCGGTCAAGGGAATTTTTAATCGGTCAACCAGACCAAGTTGAAAGGCTGCATCCCCTTTGAGCCCTTCCCGCGAACCGGCCAAATAAACCCGGACCCGAAGGCCCAGGGCCTGGAAATAGCGGGCCATGGCCAAACCGTCCCCTCCGTTATTCCCTTTCCCGCAGAAAACAGCTATGGAACGGACCTTGGGATACTGCCGGCCAATGACCTGGACCGCTCCCCGGGCGGCATTTTCCATCAGAACCGGTCCCGGCAGACCGAGTTCTTCAATGGCCTTTCGGTCTAATCGTCTCATTTGTTGGGCTGTGGTCAGGATCATAATAAAATCGGGTTCAAGGTTCAGGGTTCAGGGAAAAACCTTACACCTTGGACCCTGAATCTTTAATTTCGTATTAAGCTCTCACACCCCTCCGGAGCGCCGAAAAAGATGAAAATATCTTCAAGGTTCAAGGTGTTCCATACTTGAAACCTGCATCTTGCATCTTGAAACTTTATTTGGGCACTAAATTTCAAGTACCACCACGGCCATGGCATATCCATCCTCATCGGTCAGGGTTAAAAAACTGTTTTTAACCCCGGCCTGCAAACAGATTTCCCTGGCCCGGCCATGGAGGATCAGCTCCGGCTTGCCGAAAGAATTAGAGGTCACCTCAATGTCTTTCCAGTGAATTCCCTGCCGCATCCCCAGGCCGATGGCCTTGGAAAAGGCCTCTTTGGCCGCAAAACGCATGGCCCAATAGCGGGTGGGGCGGGGTTTGCCAAGGCAAAGGGTGCGTTCTTCTTCAGTAAAAATCTTTTCCTGAAATCGTTCTCCCCAGGTTTCCATGGCCTTTTGTATCCGGACCATCTTAACCAAATCCACCCCTATGCCGTAAATCATCGGTCCCCATGAACAGCTATTCGGTTTATCTATTATTTTCTTTTATATAACAACCCATTATCCTGGTCAAGGAGAAATGGCAGGATTATTTCCCGTGGACGCTGGCGGGATAGGAAGTCGGCCTTGACTTTAATGACTCCTTTCCAGTATATAGAAGAGAAATCTTAAAAAATTTTATTCGCCCTATGGCAGACCTCGGGGTGAGGGAATGCTTTGCAAATCCAAGCCCAATGATGTAATAATAAAGAAGGTATTTTAAAAACTTAACTTTAAAAAGGGGGATGCCATGGAAAACAAAAAAATGGAAGTGTCCGGAATCAATCGCAGGAATTTTCTGAAAACCTCAGCCGCCCTGGGAGCGGCCGCTACGATCAGCGGGTTCCCCGCCGTTTTACGCGGGGCCGCACCTAAGGAGATCCTTATCGGCTCTATCCAACCGGTTACCGGTCCATTGCCGGACATCGGGATCGCCATGCAGCGGGGGAACAAGCTGGCAGCCGACGAAATTAATGCCCGTGGGGGGATCAAGTCCATGGGCGGGGCCAAGCTGAAGCTCCTTTTGGGAGATTGTGAGGCGAAAGAAGATGTCGGCCGGACCGTGGCCGAGCGGCAGATCAAGGAAGGGGCGGTCTGTCTGGTAGGCCCCTTTTTAAGCGGGGTGGCCATGGCCATTGCTACTTTAGCCGAACAGAGGAATGTCCCTTTTGTTATTGATGTGGCCGCCCTGGACGCCATTACCGCCAAAGGCTACAAAAATGTTTTTCGCTGCTTCGCTAAGACGGAATTCTTCATGACCAGTATGGCCCGCTATCTTGACCTGATTATCAAAGAAAAAAAAGTGACCATTAAACGGATTGCCGTCACCAACGCCGGCGATGCCTTTGGCCGGGGACAGGGCGCGGCCTTTATAAAATATGTCAAGGACAAAAAACTGCCCTTTGAAATCGTCGAACACATCGAATACCCCCTGGGCGTTAAAGACCTCTCCGCCGAGGTCGCCAAGCTCAAGGCCGCCAAACCGGACCTCCTTTGTCCCGTGGCCCGTCCCGGAGATGCCAAACTCCTGATCCGGGAAATGTATAAGCAGCGGCTGGAATTGCTGGGCATCATCAGTCCCGGCAGTCCGGGCTGGTACGAACCGGAATTTGTCAAGGACATGGACAAGCTGGCTTACTATGTCCTGGATAACGTGCCCTGGGTCAATCCCAAGAGCCCCAAATTTCAGGAGGCCAATGCCCGTTTTGAAAAACTCTATCCCGGTAAATATCTGGATACCAATTCCGGCTACGCCTACACCGGGGTGCTGGTCATTGCCGATGCCCTGGAACGGGCCAAATCCACCGATCCTGCGGCCCTACGGGAGGCCTTGCGCAAAACTAATTTTAAGGATCACCCCATGGTCGGCGGGCCAGTGATCTTTGATGAAAAAGGGGATAATATCAATGCCGCTACGGCCATGGTCCAGGTCCTGCCCGATCCGAATATGGACGACCGGGTCAAGGTGGTCCTGCCCAAAGAGGCGGCCCAGGCCCCTTACGTCTTTCCCTGGAAACAGCTCTGGGAACGGGGAGCCTGATCTATTTCGGATTGCGGATTTCGGATTTCGGAATATGGATTAGGGAGGGAAAGCCTGAATTTGCCCTGATCCATTTTTAAGTAATGCATTCGAAAAACTCGTCATTCCCGCGCAGGCGGGAATCCAGAGCAGACGTAGTTATTTTTTGTTACAGCGCCACAATGTGGCCTCATAGCTTTTTACCATCCCATTATGAGTGAACAACCATGAATACGGATCTGGTGCTACAGTTGGCCTTGCAAGGTTTCCTGATGGGAGGGGTCTATGGCCTGATCGCCTTAGGCCTCTCCCTGATTTTCGGGGTCATGCGGGTCATCAACTTTGCCCACGGCGAGATGATGGTCTTCGCCATGTTCCTGACCATTACCCTTCTCCTTTTTCTGGGTCTTGATCCCTATATCTCCCTGCCGATCTGTGCCGCCGTCATGTTCGGGATCGGCTATCTGGTTCAACGGGTTTTCGTCAATCGCATATTGGACCTGCCAGAGGCCATGCAGGTTTTAGTTTTGGTCGGCATGGGCATCATCTTTGAAAACGGAACCTTGATGATCTGGGGGGGAAGCGATATCAGCCCCAAAACCAGCCTGGCCCTTTCCGCCATCCGCCTGGGGTCGTTGACAATCGATGTCCCTCGTCTTATTGCCTTTGTCTTAGCCATTCTCATCACCTTGATCGTCATGATCTTTTTGAAGAAGACCACCACCGGTAAGGCCATCCGGGCAGCGGCCGACAACCGTTTTGGGGCCTTGATCATCGGCACCAATATTAACCGGATCTACGGTATCTGTTTTGGTATAGGGGCCGCCTGCGTCGGAGCCGCCGGAACCTTACTGGTGCCCTTGATGCCGGCCAAGGCCACCATGGGGGCCCCCTATACCATGATCTCTTTTGTGATCGTCATCTTGGGCGGCATGGGGAGTTTGATCGGGGCACTGGTCGGGGGATTGATTATCGGGGTGGCCGAATCCCTGGGAACGGTCTTCCTGCCCAGTTCCATGAAGCAGGTGGTCAGCTTTACGATCATGGTCATCATCCTCCTCTTCCGTCCCCAGGGGCTTTTTGGAGGTAGAGGATGAAGCGGCTCTATATCTTCCTGGCCGTTATCCTGGCTGTCCTGCTCTTCCTGCCCCAAGTGCTTAACAACTATTGGCTGGAAATCTTTATTCTGATCTTTTTTTATGCCTATCTGGGACAATGTTGGAATATCCTGACCGGTTATACGGGCAACATCTCCCTCGGCCATGCCCTCTATGTGG
Coding sequences:
- a CDS encoding NAD(P)H-hydrate dehydratase; translated protein: MILTTAQQMRRLDRKAIEELGLPGPVLMENAARGAVQVIGRQYPKVRSIAVFCGKGNNGGDGLAMARYFQALGLRVRVYLAGSREGLKGDAAFQLGLVDRLKIPLTELDEKTNRPSLRQEVSGFDLLVDALLGTGIDKEVSGFFRDLIILINEIPVPKAAVDIPSGLSSDSGRPLGLCVKADLTVTFGLPKIGQCVFPGCRYVGRLFVIDIGIPPAFWPATKDRVELLEADFLAPLMAERDPEGHKGSYGHSLVLAGSKGKTGAAAMTCLGALRAGAGLVTLGIAESLNPIMEIKLTEAMTEPLPEGEPGHLGPGALSRIMTLIEGKKAIALGPGLSSSPGTTALVQNLLKKSIDLPMVIDADGLNALAGVPTAIKNLAGRAILTPHPGEMSRLSGQSVKEIQADRIRTARAFSQEHGVVVVLKGARTVIADPEGPVYLNPVGHSVLAAGGTGDILTGLILGFLSQGMSPSQAACLGVFLHGQAGLWLARERGGQGILASELLDKIPNLITRKGTFDGPGEETLPLIQEVKL
- a CDS encoding holo-ACP synthase, producing the protein MIYGIGVDLVKMVRIQKAMETWGERFQEKIFTEEERTLCLGKPRPTRYWAMRFAAKEAFSKAIGLGMRQGIHWKDIEVTSNSFGKPELILHGRAREICLQAGVKNSFLTLTDEDGYAMAVVVLEI
- a CDS encoding ABC transporter substrate-binding protein produces the protein MENKKMEVSGINRRNFLKTSAALGAAATISGFPAVLRGAAPKEILIGSIQPVTGPLPDIGIAMQRGNKLAADEINARGGIKSMGGAKLKLLLGDCEAKEDVGRTVAERQIKEGAVCLVGPFLSGVAMAIATLAEQRNVPFVIDVAALDAITAKGYKNVFRCFAKTEFFMTSMARYLDLIIKEKKVTIKRIAVTNAGDAFGRGQGAAFIKYVKDKKLPFEIVEHIEYPLGVKDLSAEVAKLKAAKPDLLCPVARPGDAKLLIREMYKQRLELLGIISPGSPGWYEPEFVKDMDKLAYYVLDNVPWVNPKSPKFQEANARFEKLYPGKYLDTNSGYAYTGVLVIADALERAKSTDPAALREALRKTNFKDHPMVGGPVIFDEKGDNINAATAMVQVLPDPNMDDRVKVVLPKEAAQAPYVFPWKQLWERGA
- a CDS encoding branched-chain amino acid ABC transporter permease, giving the protein MNTDLVLQLALQGFLMGGVYGLIALGLSLIFGVMRVINFAHGEMMVFAMFLTITLLLFLGLDPYISLPICAAVMFGIGYLVQRVFVNRILDLPEAMQVLVLVGMGIIFENGTLMIWGGSDISPKTSLALSAIRLGSLTIDVPRLIAFVLAILITLIVMIFLKKTTTGKAIRAAADNRFGALIIGTNINRIYGICFGIGAACVGAAGTLLVPLMPAKATMGAPYTMISFVIVILGGMGSLIGALVGGLIIGVAESLGTVFLPSSMKQVVSFTIMVIILLFRPQGLFGGRG